The following proteins come from a genomic window of Trifolium pratense cultivar HEN17-A07 linkage group LG4, ARS_RC_1.1, whole genome shotgun sequence:
- the LOC123924360 gene encoding probable GMP synthase [glutamine-hydrolyzing] — MSGPPRVRSMNVTVGDSDSIPTGNKAPPVKTVKKPLLETEKKNLEVVMNSQCVLVTPAISKRRDQHQLAGVKNLSMNVSCSSDASSTDSSTYSSGASSSGKVARRVRKKQVGLKIEKVNIDAMAVPVEVDSADGLEGKKRCAWVTPNTESCYIAFHDEEWGVPVHDDKKLFELLSFSGALAELSWPTILRKRQLFREVFLDFDPCAVSRMNEKKIFAPGSPASSLLSELRLRSIIENARQMCKVIEEFGSIDNYIWNFVNNKPIVSQFRYPRQVPAKSPKAEVISKDLLKRGFRSVGPTVIYTFMQVAGLTNDHLISCFRFKECIFSNAEAEVKESSSLNSKVKEKSSEDSTNVGLLLAVNKLSFSS; from the exons ATGTCGGGTCCACCGAGAGTTCGATCCATGAATGTGACTGTTGGAGATTCTGATTCCATTCCTACCGGGAACAAGGCTCCTCCTGTTAAGACGGTGAAGAAACCGTTGCTGGAAACGGAGAAGAAGAATTTGGAGGTGGTTATGAACTCACAATGTGTGTTGGTTACTCCGGCGATTTCGAAGCGGAGGGATCAACATCAACTGGCAGGAGTGAAAAACCTGTCGATGAATGTTTCCTGTTCATCGGATGCTTCTTCGACGGATTCTTCAACTTACAGCAGTGGTGCATCGTCGAGTGGGAAGGTGGCGAGGCGTGTGAGGAAGAAGCAAGTTGGTTTGAAGATTGAGAAGGTGAACATTGATGCTATGGCTGTTCCTGTTGAGGTGGATTCAGCTGATGGCTTGGAGGGCAAGAAAAGGTGTGCATGGGTTACACCAAATACAG AATCATGTTACATTGCTTTTCACGATGAAGAGTGGGGAGTTCCTGTTCACGATGACAA GAAACTGTTTGAGTTGCTCAGCTTCTCTGGAGCCTTGGCAGAACTCTCTTGGCCAACCATTCTCAGAAAACGGCAGTTATTTCG GGAAGTATTTTTGGATTTCGATCCATGTGCTGTTTCAAGAATGAATGAGAAGAAGATATTTGCACCAGGAAGTCCTGCCAGCTCATTGCTGTCAGAGCTCAGGCTGCGATCCATAATTGAAAATGCACGTCAGATGTGTAAG GTAATAGAAGAGTTTGGTTCCATTGACAATTACATTTGGAACTTTGTGAACAATAAGCCTATAGTCAGCCAATTCCGATACCCGCGCCAGGTACCTGCCAAATCTCCAAAAGCAGAAGTCATAAGTAAAGACCTCTTAAAGAGAGGATTCAGGAGCGTGGGACCAACCGTAATCTACACTTTCATGCAAGTGGCTGGGCTAACAAATGACCACCTTATCAGTTGCTTCAGATTCAAGGAGTGTATCTTCTCCAATGCAGAAGCAGAAGTCAAAGAAAGCAGCTCCCTCAACTCTAAGGTCAAAGAGAAGTCAAGTGAGGATTCAACCAATGTCGGTCTGTTGCTTGCTGTGAACAAGTTGAGCTTCTCCTCTTAG